A genomic stretch from Cellulomonas sp. KRMCY2 includes:
- a CDS encoding GGDEF domain-containing protein, which yields MVAPYLSVRPESERGLYALLGALLVAKSIALLLGRRWPAPVVQLVAVVPDVVITVILLTLSSQVGVLPMLLLVCVRSAVTVRVIAERGDHVMRRLDERASSDGMTGLLNRRGFVDALDALWAADRHGPLTVTFFDLDHFKAINDTYGHTTGDAVLRAVAGVPSRSSGQDDVVGRTGGEELAMATAGRDAHAAHRRAVEIVERVAGLRVPSAAKDEGRNRALVAARPLAAAGASGTDQG from the coding sequence GTGGTCGCGCCGTACCTGAGCGTGCGGCCCGAGAGCGAGCGGGGCCTGTATGCGCTGCTGGGCGCCCTGCTCGTGGCCAAGAGCATCGCGCTGCTGCTCGGACGCCGGTGGCCCGCGCCGGTCGTCCAGCTCGTGGCGGTCGTGCCGGACGTGGTCATCACGGTGATCCTGCTGACCCTGTCGAGCCAGGTGGGTGTGCTGCCGATGCTCCTGCTCGTCTGCGTCCGCTCCGCGGTGACCGTGCGGGTGATCGCCGAGCGCGGTGACCACGTGATGCGTCGGCTCGACGAGCGCGCCAGCAGCGACGGGATGACCGGGCTGCTCAACCGCCGGGGCTTCGTCGACGCCCTGGACGCACTGTGGGCCGCCGACCGGCACGGCCCGCTCACTGTGACGTTCTTCGACCTCGACCACTTCAAGGCCATCAACGACACCTACGGTCACACGACGGGGGACGCCGTCCTGCGGGCCGTTGCGGGCGTCCCGAGCAGGTCGAGCGGCCAGGACGACGTCGTGGGACGGACAGGTGGCGAGGAGCTTGCGATGGCGACGGCAGGCCGGGACGCCCACGCCGCCCACCGGCGAGCCGTCGAGATCGTCGAGCGGGTCGCCGGGCTGCGGGTCCCGTCCGCCGCGAAGGACGAGGGTCGCAACCGGGCCCTGGTCGCCGCCCGTCCCCTGGCCGCGGCCGGCGCCTCAGGGACCGATCAGGGGTAG
- a CDS encoding Glu/Leu/Phe/Val dehydrogenase: MPDTTAPDAVPDHVPDHLPDVAPVTARPTHAGPLATAQEQLAGAIGRLGYDAGMHAMLATPRREINVAIPLRRDDGSTELFHGFRVQHNVSRGPGKGGLRYHPAVDVDEVRALAMWMTWKCAVVELPYGGAKGGVAIDPRNYSQPELERVTRRYTSEIMPMIGPERDIMAPDIGTDAQTMAWVMDTYSVNKGYTIPGVVTGKPLEVGGSLGRATATSRGVVHSTRAALREAGLDLPDVSVAIQGFGKVGSHAADFYSDAGSRVEAVSDQYGGVYRSGGLDVPRLLTHVRTTGSVVGFEGGDPIGNEELLGLDVDVLVPAAVEGVLTHDNAGDVKARWVVEGANGPTTARADAILADRGVVVVPDILANAGGVVVSYFEWVQAQQAYWWTEAEIELRLEERMLHAYAGVAEVARRESLPMRDAALMLSVQRVAVAHRTRGLYP; the protein is encoded by the coding sequence ATGCCTGACACCACTGCGCCCGACGCCGTGCCCGACCACGTGCCCGACCACCTGCCCGACGTCGCACCGGTCACCGCCCGGCCCACCCACGCAGGGCCGCTGGCAACGGCGCAGGAGCAGCTCGCGGGCGCGATCGGGCGTCTCGGCTACGACGCCGGGATGCATGCGATGCTCGCGACACCGCGCCGGGAGATCAACGTCGCCATCCCGCTGCGCCGGGACGACGGGTCGACCGAGCTCTTCCACGGCTTCCGCGTCCAGCACAACGTCTCCCGCGGACCGGGCAAGGGCGGGCTGCGGTACCACCCGGCCGTCGACGTCGACGAGGTCCGTGCGCTGGCCATGTGGATGACCTGGAAGTGCGCAGTCGTCGAGCTGCCCTACGGGGGCGCCAAGGGCGGCGTCGCGATCGACCCGCGCAACTACAGCCAGCCCGAGCTCGAGCGGGTGACCCGGCGCTACACCAGCGAGATCATGCCGATGATCGGTCCGGAGCGGGACATCATGGCCCCGGACATCGGCACCGACGCCCAGACCATGGCGTGGGTGATGGACACCTACTCGGTGAACAAGGGATACACGATCCCCGGGGTCGTCACGGGCAAGCCGCTCGAGGTGGGTGGGTCCCTCGGCCGCGCGACGGCCACGTCCCGCGGTGTGGTGCACTCGACGCGAGCCGCGCTGCGCGAGGCGGGTCTCGACCTGCCGGACGTGAGCGTGGCCATCCAGGGCTTCGGCAAGGTCGGCTCGCACGCGGCCGACTTCTACTCCGACGCCGGGAGCCGGGTCGAGGCTGTCAGCGACCAGTACGGCGGGGTGTACCGCAGCGGTGGCCTGGACGTCCCGCGGCTGCTCACGCACGTGCGCACCACCGGCTCGGTCGTCGGGTTCGAGGGCGGCGACCCGATCGGCAACGAGGAGCTGCTCGGCCTGGACGTCGACGTGCTCGTGCCGGCGGCCGTCGAAGGCGTTCTCACCCACGACAACGCCGGGGACGTCAAGGCCCGCTGGGTGGTCGAGGGCGCCAACGGTCCGACGACGGCGCGCGCCGACGCGATCCTGGCCGACCGCGGGGTCGTCGTCGTGCCGGACATCCTGGCCAACGCCGGCGGCGTCGTCGTGTCGTACTTCGAGTGGGTGCAGGCGCAGCAGGCGTACTGGTGGACCGAGGCCGAGATCGAGCTGCGGCTCGAGGAACGGATGCTGCACGCCTACGCCGGTGTGGCCGAGGTCGCCCGGCGCGAGAGCCTGCCGATGCGCGACGCCGCACTGATGCTCAGCGTCCAGCGGGTGGCCGTCGCGCACCGCACCCGCGGGCTCTACCCCTGA
- a CDS encoding D-alanyl-D-alanine carboxypeptidase family protein has translation MVRRPPWLTRRVLVMLVVALVVVLAGGATAATVRAGQAQDARAAAADAAADADADREAAELAAELADSEAQAQARADAAELASRWATVSADAQAQLTAADAVLAASAGQVADDGLRFALAQTMDAVRGQLEAAGDPEPDALTGAVAAMLAASATVTEAQSAWQADQDARAAQEAAEAAAQPALGGPPSTGAGPDCGGPGSYEPPKDDGSPVFYTSTPSQSGDGGNGRIPASQMSPLGWCQDSQGNQQWLRADATDALTRLNEAFRTEFGENIAVDLSYRSYDDQVQMRDYYGSLAAQPGTSNHGTGLAIDTWEWQAYAFGSARYDWLVANAPSYGWAAPDWAREGGSNPEYWHFEYVG, from the coding sequence ATGGTCCGTCGTCCGCCGTGGCTCACCCGGCGTGTGCTGGTGATGCTCGTCGTCGCCCTGGTGGTCGTCCTGGCCGGGGGCGCGACGGCCGCCACCGTCCGCGCCGGGCAGGCACAGGACGCGCGCGCGGCCGCCGCCGACGCGGCCGCCGACGCCGACGCCGATCGTGAGGCTGCCGAGCTCGCCGCCGAGCTGGCTGACTCCGAGGCACAGGCACAGGCCCGGGCGGACGCCGCCGAGCTCGCCTCGCGGTGGGCGACCGTCTCGGCCGACGCACAGGCCCAGCTGACCGCAGCGGACGCCGTCCTGGCGGCGTCGGCCGGCCAGGTGGCCGACGACGGCCTCCGGTTCGCGCTCGCCCAGACGATGGACGCCGTCCGCGGACAGCTCGAGGCGGCCGGCGACCCGGAGCCTGACGCGCTCACCGGGGCCGTCGCGGCGATGCTCGCGGCCTCCGCCACTGTCACCGAGGCCCAGAGCGCGTGGCAGGCCGATCAGGACGCCCGCGCCGCCCAGGAGGCTGCCGAGGCGGCCGCGCAGCCCGCCCTCGGTGGTCCGCCGAGCACCGGGGCGGGTCCGGACTGCGGCGGGCCTGGCTCGTACGAGCCACCCAAGGACGACGGCAGCCCGGTGTTCTACACGTCCACACCGAGCCAGAGCGGGGACGGCGGCAACGGTCGCATCCCGGCCTCCCAGATGAGCCCGCTGGGCTGGTGCCAGGACTCCCAGGGCAACCAGCAGTGGCTGCGCGCCGATGCCACGGACGCGCTGACCCGGCTGAACGAGGCCTTCCGGACCGAGTTCGGCGAGAACATCGCGGTCGACCTGAGCTACCGCTCCTACGACGACCAGGTCCAGATGCGCGACTACTACGGAAGCCTCGCCGCGCAGCCCGGCACGTCCAACCACGGCACCGGCCTGGCCATCGACACCTGGGAGTGGCAGGCCTATGCCTTCGGCTCGGCCCGGTACGACTGGCTCGTCGCCAACGCGCCGTCGTACGGCTGGGCCGCACCGGACTGGGCGCGCGAGGGCGGGTCCAACCCCGAGTACTGGCACTTCGAGTACGTGGGCTGA
- a CDS encoding aldo/keto reductase: MNSPQIPSIDLRTPTGSVPIPLLGLGTWQSDGDLARHAVRHALEVGYRHVDTATGYANEEQVGRGLADSGVPRDEVFVTTKLPPEAAGRERETLERSLRLLGTDHVDLWLVHWPPNGQATPSTWQAFRELRDEGLVRAIGVSNYSLAQIDELIDATGEAPALDQVPWSPRDLDARLVAGLALRGVVLEGYSPLKRTDAANPVLAEIAARHGVTVQQVVLGWHLHHRVVVIPKSTNPQRIEANLDVLGFTLGDEEVAAIDGLSTVEG; encoded by the coding sequence GTGAACAGCCCTCAGATCCCGTCCATCGACCTGCGCACGCCGACCGGCTCCGTCCCGATCCCGCTCCTCGGGCTCGGCACCTGGCAGTCCGACGGCGACCTGGCCCGGCACGCCGTCCGCCACGCCCTCGAGGTCGGCTACCGGCACGTCGACACCGCGACCGGCTACGCCAACGAGGAGCAGGTGGGCCGCGGCCTGGCAGACTCCGGCGTCCCGCGCGACGAGGTGTTCGTCACGACCAAGCTGCCCCCCGAGGCGGCGGGCCGCGAGCGCGAGACGCTCGAGCGGAGCCTCCGGCTGCTCGGCACCGACCACGTCGACCTGTGGCTCGTGCACTGGCCGCCGAACGGGCAGGCGACGCCGAGCACCTGGCAGGCCTTCCGCGAGCTGCGCGACGAGGGACTCGTGCGGGCGATCGGCGTGAGCAACTACTCGCTCGCGCAGATCGACGAGCTGATCGATGCGACCGGGGAGGCACCGGCGCTCGACCAGGTCCCGTGGAGCCCGCGGGACCTCGACGCCCGCCTCGTCGCCGGTCTCGCCCTGCGTGGCGTCGTCCTCGAGGGCTACAGCCCGCTCAAGCGCACCGACGCCGCGAACCCGGTGCTGGCCGAGATCGCCGCACGGCACGGCGTGACGGTCCAGCAGGTGGTGCTCGGCTGGCACCTGCACCACCGTGTCGTGGTGATCCCGAAGTCGACGAACCCGCAGCGCATCGAGGCCAACCTCGACGTGCTCGGCTTCACGCTCGGCGACGAGGAGGTCGCCGCGATCGACGGTCTGAGCACCGTCGAAGGCTGA
- a CDS encoding flavodoxin domain-containing protein, whose amino-acid sequence MKVLVAVASRHGSTREIGDAIAEVLDAAGFDTAVMDPDDVEDLAPYGAVVLGSSVYVGRWAASARALVDRLVVAIAGRPIWLFSSGPVGNPPAPTGDPEEIPTLMTRLGARGHRTFAGRLDKSALPLAERAVVALVQAEQGDFRAWRDVQDWASAIAAELHAEEIRQVRLAR is encoded by the coding sequence ATGAAGGTTCTCGTCGCAGTCGCCTCGCGGCACGGGTCCACACGTGAGATCGGTGACGCGATCGCCGAGGTCCTGGACGCCGCAGGCTTCGACACTGCAGTGATGGACCCCGACGACGTCGAGGACCTCGCGCCTTACGGTGCCGTCGTGCTCGGCTCGTCGGTCTACGTCGGTCGCTGGGCCGCGTCTGCGCGGGCCCTGGTCGACCGGCTCGTCGTGGCCATCGCCGGGCGGCCCATCTGGCTGTTCTCCTCCGGACCGGTGGGCAACCCGCCGGCCCCGACCGGCGACCCGGAGGAGATCCCGACCCTGATGACCCGGCTGGGTGCCCGGGGCCACCGGACCTTCGCCGGCCGGCTGGACAAGTCCGCGCTGCCCCTGGCCGAGCGTGCCGTGGTGGCGCTCGTGCAGGCCGAGCAGGGCGACTTCCGGGCCTGGCGGGACGTGCAGGACTGGGCCTCGGCGATCGCCGCCGAGCTCCACGCCGAGGAGATCCGTCAGGTCAGGCTCGCGCGCTGA
- a CDS encoding ABC transporter ATP-binding protein, translating to MSPVTAQAGPMVVVEHLSRVYPSSGGDVHALRDVSFEIARGRLVALVGRSGSGKTTLLNCVGGLDSPTSGRVRVGDAEVSALDERARTALRRDELAFVFQTFGLVPMLSAAENVGLPMRLRKVAPVEREERIAHLLDLVGLTAHAAQRPSELSGGQQQRVAIARALANSPRLLIADEPTGQLDAETGATIMGLLQSVVRAEGMTAIISTHDQGLRQLADSTLTLADGALVGG from the coding sequence ATGAGCCCGGTCACCGCCCAGGCCGGCCCGATGGTCGTCGTCGAACACCTCAGCCGGGTCTACCCGTCCTCCGGTGGCGACGTGCACGCGTTGCGCGACGTGTCCTTCGAGATCGCGCGGGGGCGGCTCGTCGCCCTGGTCGGCCGGTCGGGATCGGGCAAGACGACGCTGCTCAACTGCGTCGGTGGCCTCGACAGCCCGACCTCCGGCCGGGTGCGCGTGGGTGACGCCGAGGTCAGCGCCCTGGACGAGCGGGCCCGCACGGCACTGCGGCGCGACGAGCTGGCCTTCGTCTTCCAGACCTTCGGGCTGGTCCCGATGCTGTCGGCCGCCGAGAACGTCGGCCTGCCGATGCGCTTGCGCAAGGTGGCCCCGGTCGAGCGCGAGGAGCGGATCGCGCATCTGCTCGACCTCGTCGGGCTGACCGCGCACGCGGCGCAACGCCCGTCGGAGCTCTCCGGCGGTCAGCAGCAGCGCGTGGCGATCGCCCGGGCGCTGGCGAACTCACCCCGGCTGCTGATCGCGGACGAGCCCACCGGCCAGCTCGACGCCGAGACGGGGGCGACGATCATGGGTCTGCTGCAGTCGGTCGTCAGGGCGGAGGGCATGACGGCGATCATCTCGACCCACGACCAGGGCCTGCGGCAGCTCGCCGACAGCACGCTCACTCTCGCGGACGGTGCCCTGGTCGGCGGCTGA
- a CDS encoding ABC transporter ATP-binding protein: MTTTIEPGTARAHREYGADALIVCDNLVRIYQVEQIEVQALQGLDLLVDAGEMIAIVGASGSGKSTLLNVLSGLDVPTAGRARVAGWDLLRMSASDRLTYRRGVVGFVWQQTSRNLLPYLTVAENVALPMSFAGTRSRARAQRTGELLEALGVGDKAGRRPDELSGGEQQRVAIAVALANRPQVLFADEPTGELDSATGEDVFAALRSANTDLGATVVIVTHDTDVSTQVQRTVAIRDGRTASEVVRRTEIDEHGASAVIAEEYAMLDRVGRLQLPADYRSTLGLRDRVRLELEADHVGIWPDGTRRPAASRQPARSAGRHQAGSPDTGEHPVPDHHGVPADEQHGESR, translated from the coding sequence ATGACGACCACGATCGAACCCGGCACCGCACGGGCCCACCGTGAGTACGGCGCGGATGCGCTGATCGTCTGCGACAACCTCGTGCGCATCTACCAGGTCGAGCAGATCGAGGTCCAGGCGCTGCAGGGCCTCGACCTGCTCGTCGACGCCGGCGAGATGATCGCGATCGTCGGCGCGTCGGGGTCGGGCAAGTCGACGCTGCTCAACGTGCTGTCGGGCCTGGACGTGCCGACCGCCGGCCGGGCACGCGTCGCCGGCTGGGACCTGCTGCGGATGTCCGCGTCCGACCGGTTGACCTATCGCCGCGGCGTCGTCGGCTTCGTGTGGCAGCAGACCTCCCGCAACCTGCTGCCCTACCTGACCGTCGCCGAGAACGTGGCGCTGCCGATGTCCTTCGCCGGGACCCGCAGCCGGGCGCGCGCCCAGCGGACCGGTGAGCTGCTCGAGGCGCTCGGCGTCGGCGACAAGGCCGGACGGCGTCCCGACGAGCTGTCGGGCGGCGAGCAGCAGCGCGTCGCGATCGCGGTGGCCCTGGCGAACCGCCCACAGGTGCTCTTCGCCGACGAGCCGACCGGTGAGCTCGACTCCGCGACCGGCGAGGACGTGTTCGCCGCCCTCCGCTCGGCCAACACGGACCTCGGGGCGACGGTCGTGATCGTGACCCACGACACCGACGTCTCCACCCAGGTGCAGCGCACCGTGGCGATCCGGGACGGCCGCACCGCCTCGGAGGTCGTGCGCCGCACCGAGATCGACGAGCACGGTGCCTCGGCGGTGATCGCCGAGGAGTACGCGATGCTCGACCGGGTCGGCAGGCTCCAGCTGCCCGCCGACTACCGGAGCACCCTCGGCCTGCGCGACCGCGTGCGGCTCGAGCTCGAGGCCGACCACGTCGGCATCTGGCCCGACGGCACCCGCCGCCCGGCCGCGAGCCGGCAGCCGGCTCGCAGCGCCGGACGGCACCAGGCCGGGTCACCGGACACCGGCGAGCATCCCGTCCCGGACCACCACGGCGTCCCGGCCGACGAGCAGCACGGGGAGAGCCGATGA
- a CDS encoding ABC transporter permease, which produces MSTLRLRPWRLRTTARRSATQWRLLAVVATVATLACTLVTALVLLVSATEQDAVRSSLAAAPATDTEVVVTAVRPAVTTAELRSAVGPAVQDLLRVGTVTETGAAVSELYVVRRTDDSPALTYFADLDDLREHTALRAGAWPTTSQVQLDAATTALPVALAQEAAGVLGLGVGDTFWTAPGSSSTQVLVAVVGIYRTADPGSTYWQADPLVGAGHDPSFTVPGTGGRVTTDAFGPLVLAPAAIDELGIRLDLAVLRYRADFGSTAVGQVVPLLDRLATAQDDVPADVGLVADQVRLTTGLHAVVKDVATALVVTRATVVVVTLLLLVLAVAALLQTARLLTDSRLTEQRLMRARGASGRQLLSLAGLEAVGLGLLTAAAAPPLARWVHQVVARQPAMVAAGMSTDPGIPPSAWTTAAGVAVLFAGVLVSPLLRRGGTFVEGEQVRGRPSRRSMLQRSGVDLALLVLAGIAYWQLQVYRSPLGGGSSLAVDPVLAAGPAIALLAGALLCVRLIPTASHLAERIGSRGRGVVAPLAAWEVGRRTERATAAVLLLTLALSVGTFSQSFLATWRQSQADQAEFAVGTQVRVADGPGDPALQAAALGVGLTGAPQPVVRRAGGLASPDAFDSFRLPDGTPTLVLGLTGDARSELIDGRLAAEGGSAIAGLLDQPVARATGIDLTGDVRGISATVRAGATGGGLPGVGAMLRGIVEDADGLLTTIDLGSVPIDGEPHEVRGLLPEATGVARPMTPLRLVGLQAVVLVVDEELGAGNPGRVVDLTIKDLAVLEPAAETAPADPTATDGDPDHVATPIAVDESAQWYAQSRGSVPMSVTTPPGWQVGMRVSIPPGLERRPATVVQMGWAAVTDVPAVLTSRLADRLDVGPGDRLALVLDGTLVQIVVAGTTPRVPTADGQDTVVVDHTLLARALAQSGVAHAAVDEWWVDVPPEDAAAYLASLPTNGADLPGAGHAVGQVQLTRDMQEHPLRVATQGALWLVTLAAAILAAVGFAVHATATLRAREVEFAQLRAIGLSRRRLIAVVGVESLLLCVLGTAFGIGLGALLGWLVGPLVAVSADGLPPVPAVEVVLPWADIALLALEVVGVLALVVLVVGRMQRTADPASVLRLGDER; this is translated from the coding sequence ATGAGCACCCTGCGCCTGCGGCCGTGGCGGCTGCGGACCACGGCTCGCCGCTCGGCGACGCAGTGGCGCCTGCTCGCGGTGGTGGCGACCGTGGCAACCCTCGCCTGCACGCTGGTGACGGCACTCGTCCTGCTCGTCTCGGCCACCGAGCAGGACGCCGTCCGGAGCTCCCTCGCCGCTGCCCCCGCGACGGACACCGAGGTCGTCGTGACAGCAGTCCGGCCGGCCGTCACCACAGCAGAGCTCCGCTCGGCCGTCGGCCCGGCGGTGCAGGATCTCCTGCGGGTCGGGACGGTCACCGAGACCGGCGCAGCCGTCTCGGAGCTGTACGTCGTCCGCCGCACGGACGACAGTCCGGCGCTGACGTACTTCGCTGACCTCGACGACCTGCGCGAGCACACCGCGCTGCGGGCCGGAGCCTGGCCGACGACGAGCCAGGTGCAGCTCGATGCGGCGACGACGGCGCTGCCCGTCGCCCTCGCCCAGGAGGCTGCCGGCGTCCTGGGACTCGGCGTCGGCGACACGTTCTGGACCGCACCGGGCTCGAGCTCGACGCAGGTCCTCGTCGCCGTGGTCGGGATCTACCGGACCGCCGACCCGGGCAGCACGTACTGGCAGGCCGACCCCCTCGTGGGCGCCGGTCACGACCCGAGCTTCACCGTCCCCGGCACGGGTGGGCGGGTGACGACCGACGCCTTCGGCCCGCTCGTCCTGGCACCCGCCGCCATCGACGAGCTCGGCATCCGGCTCGACCTCGCCGTGCTGCGCTACCGCGCCGACTTCGGCTCGACGGCCGTCGGCCAGGTGGTCCCGCTGCTCGACCGGCTCGCCACGGCGCAGGACGACGTGCCGGCCGACGTCGGGCTCGTCGCGGACCAGGTCCGGCTGACGACCGGCCTGCATGCCGTCGTCAAGGACGTCGCGACCGCCCTGGTCGTGACGAGGGCGACGGTCGTCGTGGTGACTCTGCTGCTCCTGGTGCTGGCCGTCGCGGCCCTGCTGCAGACCGCCCGGCTGCTGACCGACAGCCGGCTGACCGAGCAGCGCCTGATGCGCGCCCGCGGCGCCTCCGGCCGTCAGCTGCTGTCCCTCGCGGGTCTCGAGGCGGTCGGCCTCGGGCTGCTCACCGCTGCCGCGGCGCCCCCGCTGGCCCGGTGGGTCCACCAGGTCGTGGCCCGGCAGCCCGCGATGGTCGCGGCCGGGATGAGCACCGACCCGGGGATCCCGCCCTCGGCCTGGACGACGGCCGCCGGGGTCGCTGTGCTCTTCGCGGGCGTGCTGGTCTCGCCGCTGCTGCGCCGGGGCGGCACCTTCGTCGAGGGTGAGCAGGTCCGCGGCCGCCCGAGCCGTCGTTCGATGCTGCAGCGGTCAGGGGTCGACCTCGCCCTGCTGGTGCTCGCGGGCATCGCGTACTGGCAGCTGCAGGTGTACCGCAGCCCGTTGGGCGGTGGGTCGTCGCTCGCCGTCGACCCGGTCCTGGCCGCCGGCCCGGCCATCGCCCTGCTCGCGGGTGCCCTGCTGTGCGTCCGGCTCATCCCGACCGCGTCGCACCTGGCCGAGCGGATCGGGTCGCGCGGACGTGGCGTCGTCGCTCCGCTCGCAGCCTGGGAGGTCGGGCGACGGACCGAGCGGGCCACCGCCGCCGTCCTGCTCCTGACCCTGGCGCTGTCCGTCGGCACGTTCAGCCAGTCCTTCCTCGCGACCTGGCGGCAGTCCCAGGCCGACCAGGCCGAGTTCGCGGTGGGGACCCAGGTGCGGGTCGCCGACGGGCCCGGTGACCCGGCCCTGCAGGCCGCTGCCCTCGGCGTCGGGCTGACCGGGGCGCCGCAGCCGGTGGTCCGCCGGGCCGGCGGGCTCGCGTCCCCGGACGCGTTCGACTCGTTCCGGCTCCCGGACGGCACCCCCACCCTCGTCCTCGGCCTGACCGGCGACGCCCGCTCGGAGCTGATCGATGGTCGGCTCGCCGCGGAGGGCGGCTCGGCCATCGCCGGGCTGCTCGATCAGCCGGTGGCCCGCGCCACCGGGATCGACCTCACCGGTGACGTCCGGGGGATCTCGGCGACCGTCCGCGCCGGGGCCACCGGTGGCGGCCTGCCGGGCGTCGGAGCCATGCTCCGTGGGATCGTCGAGGACGCCGACGGGCTGCTGACGACCATCGACCTCGGCAGCGTCCCGATCGACGGTGAGCCGCACGAGGTCCGCGGCCTGCTGCCCGAGGCCACGGGCGTCGCGCGGCCGATGACACCGCTGCGCCTGGTCGGCCTGCAGGCGGTCGTCCTGGTCGTCGACGAGGAGCTCGGAGCCGGCAACCCCGGCCGGGTCGTCGACCTGACGATCAAGGACCTCGCGGTCCTCGAACCTGCGGCCGAGACGGCGCCCGCCGACCCGACAGCGACGGACGGCGACCCCGACCATGTCGCCACCCCGATCGCGGTCGACGAGTCCGCGCAGTGGTACGCGCAGTCGCGCGGCTCGGTCCCGATGTCCGTGACGACCCCGCCGGGGTGGCAGGTCGGCATGCGCGTCTCGATCCCGCCCGGTCTGGAGCGCCGACCCGCGACGGTGGTGCAGATGGGATGGGCCGCGGTCACCGACGTCCCGGCCGTCCTGACCTCGCGCCTCGCCGACCGCCTGGACGTCGGGCCGGGCGACCGCCTCGCCCTGGTCCTGGACGGGACCCTGGTGCAGATCGTCGTCGCCGGGACGACGCCGCGGGTACCGACGGCTGACGGTCAGGACACCGTCGTCGTCGACCACACCCTGCTCGCCCGCGCCCTCGCCCAGTCGGGTGTCGCGCACGCGGCCGTCGACGAGTGGTGGGTCGACGTCCCGCCGGAGGATGCCGCGGCATACCTCGCGTCGCTGCCCACGAACGGTGCGGACCTGCCGGGCGCGGGCCACGCGGTCGGGCAGGTGCAGCTGACCCGGGACATGCAGGAGCACCCGTTGCGCGTCGCGACGCAGGGCGCGCTGTGGCTCGTCACGCTCGCCGCCGCGATCCTGGCCGCGGTGGGCTTCGCCGTGCACGCCACGGCGACCCTGCGCGCACGAGAGGTGGAGTTCGCCCAGCTGCGTGCGATCGGTCTGTCCCGGCGTCGCCTGATCGCGGTGGTCGGTGTCGAGTCGCTCCTGCTGTGCGTGCTGGGGACGGCCTTCGGCATCGGTCTCGGCGCGCTGCTCGGCTGGCTCGTCGGGCCGCTGGTCGCCGTCTCCGCCGACGGTCTGCCGCCGGTGCCCGCGGTCGAGGTCGTCCTGCCCTGGGCGGACATCGCCCTCCTCGCCCTGGAGGTCGTCGGCGTGCTGGCCCTGGTCGTGCTGGTCGTGGGTCGGATGCAGCGGACCGCCGACCCGGCATCCGTGCTGCGGCTGGGTGACGAACGATGA
- a CDS encoding LacI family DNA-binding transcriptional regulator, with the protein MAADVPPHAPTLEEVAERAGISRSTASRAINGGLKVSPEAQAAVDAAVAELGYTPNRAARTLVTRRTDSIALVVPEPDETVLNDPYFAGTLQGLSAALAQTEIQLILLIARGGEETQRTARYLHNRHVDGAVIVSHHRDDALDSVLAQSHLPCVFVGRPWAAPRPMQYVDVNNYLGGRRATEYLIAVGCTRIGTIAGPLDMAAGVDRLAGWRQALQDARLSDEAMVRGDFTSAGGAVAMERLLDAHPDIDGLFAASDLMAAGALGVLARRGRAVPGDVKVIGFDDLGVATSTSPQLTTMSNPVVEMSRVAGELLLEQIAGKTTSFEPRIFGAEVVVRDSA; encoded by the coding sequence ATGGCCGCGGACGTCCCGCCGCACGCACCGACGCTCGAGGAGGTCGCCGAGCGCGCCGGCATCTCACGGTCCACCGCGTCACGCGCCATCAACGGCGGCCTCAAGGTCAGCCCCGAGGCGCAGGCCGCGGTCGACGCGGCCGTCGCCGAGCTCGGCTACACCCCGAACCGGGCAGCGCGCACCCTGGTGACCCGGCGCACGGACTCGATCGCCCTGGTGGTCCCGGAGCCGGACGAGACGGTCCTGAACGACCCCTACTTCGCCGGCACCCTCCAGGGGCTCAGCGCAGCCCTCGCGCAGACCGAGATCCAGCTCATCCTCCTCATCGCCCGGGGTGGGGAGGAGACCCAGCGCACCGCCCGCTACCTGCACAACCGGCACGTCGACGGAGCGGTGATCGTCTCGCACCACCGCGACGACGCCCTCGACTCCGTCCTGGCCCAGTCCCACCTGCCGTGCGTGTTCGTCGGCCGGCCCTGGGCGGCACCACGACCGATGCAGTACGTCGACGTCAACAACTACCTCGGCGGACGGCGGGCCACCGAGTACCTCATCGCCGTCGGCTGCACCAGGATCGGCACGATCGCCGGACCCCTCGACATGGCAGCCGGCGTCGACCGGCTGGCCGGCTGGCGCCAGGCCCTGCAGGATGCCCGGCTGTCCGACGAGGCGATGGTGCGTGGCGACTTCACGTCGGCCGGTGGAGCGGTGGCCATGGAGCGCCTGCTCGACGCGCACCCCGACATCGACGGCCTGTTCGCCGCATCCGACCTGATGGCGGCCGGCGCCCTCGGCGTGCTCGCACGGCGCGGCCGGGCGGTGCCCGGTGACGTCAAGGTGATCGGCTTCGACGACCTCGGCGTCGCCACGTCGACCTCGCCCCAGCTCACCACGATGAGCAACCCGGTGGTCGAGATGAGCCGGGTCGCCGGTGAGCTCCTGCTCGAGCAGATCGCCGGCAAGACGACGTCCTTCGAGCCCCGGATCTTCGGGGCCGAGGTCGTGGTGCGCGACTCCGCCTGA